Below is a window of Banduia mediterranea DNA.
AAACGAATTGCAGACATTGTTGCCATCACCGATCCAGGCCACGCGCCGTCCCGCGATCGGCCCGCGCAGTTCGACGAAGGTCTGGATATCGGCCAGCAGCTGGCAGGGGTGAGTCCTGTCGGTGAGGCCATTGATGACCGGAACGCGCGAATGCTGCGCGATCTCCTCAAGCTCCGCCTGGGAATCGTTACGCACCATGATTCCGTCGCACATCGACGACAGCACGCGGGCGGTGTCGGCCAGCGGTTCGCCGCGGCCGAGCTGCGTGTCGCGCGGCGACAGAAACAGCGCGTGGCCGCCCAGTTGCAACATCGCCACCTCGAACGAAACGCGCGTTCGGGTCGAGCTTTTCTGGAAAACCATCGCCAGACAGCGGCCGGCCAAAGGCCGCGCATGCTCGTGGCGCGTGGCCTTGAGCACGATGGCCCGGTCAATCAATGCGTGCAGTTCGGACGCTGCGAGGTCCGAAAGAAGTCGAAAATGACGCGTCACGGTGTGAGTCCCCGAAAAGTTCCGCCGTGACGCAGCACGGCGCAACCAGGCCACAGCCCGAAAGCAAAAGGCCGCCTCGCGGCGGCCCTGAGCTTCAAGCCTTGTTCAGCAGACAGCTTACCCGAG
It encodes the following:
- the argF gene encoding ornithine carbamoyltransferase translates to MTRHFRLLSDLAASELHALIDRAIVLKATRHEHARPLAGRCLAMVFQKSSTRTRVSFEVAMLQLGGHALFLSPRDTQLGRGEPLADTARVLSSMCDGIMVRNDSQAELEEIAQHSRVPVINGLTDRTHPCQLLADIQTFVELRGPIAGRRVAWIGDGNNVCNSFLEAARLFDFQLAVACPKGFEPDPDWLAFAGSHAEIDEDPAVAARDADLIVTDVWASMGQEDEQADRLSAFDGYQVNGALMKLAKADALFMHCLPAHRGEEVTAEVIDGPQSVVWAEAENRMHAQKALLELLLSP